A genomic segment from Necator americanus strain Aroian chromosome III, whole genome shotgun sequence encodes:
- a CDS encoding hypothetical protein (NECATOR_CHRIII.G13080.T1) has protein sequence MPKIFREKLDIRIPSEHDFQPSFDLPEGIYKNLQFDEKMALFLANSSASAAIIRHLMDENYVRSPDLRENSDKWCAEGECAAFVHRAAPFNKTSGVYAHTADLLHVIEMGGQSIFAVSSVYAEFDVPKVQSLLCGYKCAKFYWNEGILCRQKCTQSMRYDQITLTGDIKRAFADFVRASVIYNFRQKYSKYLNKYVE, from the exons ATGCCGAAAATCTTCCGAGAAAAATTGGACATACGAATTCCGTCCGAACACGACTTTCAACCATCTTTTGATCTACCGGAAGGGATCTACAA gaACCTACAATTTGACGAAAAGATGGCGCTTTTCTTGGCGAATTCCTCAGCGAGTGCCGCGATCATACGTCACTTGATGGATGAAAAT tatgTTCGAAGTCCAGATCTGCGTGAAAACTCGGACAAATGGTGCGCTGAAGGGGAATGCGCCGCTTTTGTGCACAGAGCAGCTCCTTTTAATAAGACATCAG GAGTCTACGCACACACAGCCGACTTGCTCCACGTAATCGAAATGGGTGGTCAGTCGATATttgccgtatcttccgtttATGCCGAATTTGATGTGCCGAAA GTGCAAAGTCTTCTGTGTGGATATAAATGCGCTAAATTCTACTGGAACGAAGGAATACTTTGTCGTCAGAAATGCACTCAAAG CATGCGTTACGATCAAATTACGCTAACTGGTGACATAAAACGTGCATTTGCGGACTTTGTGCGAGCATCGGTAATCTACAATTTCAGACAAAAGTATTCCAAATATCTAAATAAGTACGTTGAATAA